One Sodalinema gerasimenkoae IPPAS B-353 DNA segment encodes these proteins:
- a CDS encoding DNA adenine methylase: MPTPKSIRTPLRYPGGKSKAIRQIFAKFPSSFNAYREPFVGGGSVFIELKKWQPNLPIWINDLNPEVYYFWKCAQSQLTEFTQTVRQIQQTCQDGRGLFQELARADVNQLSELERAIRFFILNRITFSGTIEAGGYSNNAFEQRFTPSSIDRLSNLGQVLQGVKITNLDFREVVQAEGKNEGDNRTFIFLDPPYLSATKSKLYGKRGHYHSQFDHERFAEVLKTCPHDWLITYDDCPQVRENFRFANLYEWELQYGMNNYKQEKANKGAELFIANYALEEPAESLGDRPPNN; this comes from the coding sequence ATGCCAACCCCAAAATCAATTCGGACTCCTCTACGATATCCTGGCGGTAAATCTAAGGCAATTCGTCAGATTTTTGCCAAGTTTCCCAGCTCCTTTAATGCGTATCGAGAGCCATTTGTTGGCGGAGGTTCCGTATTTATTGAACTCAAGAAATGGCAGCCCAATTTACCGATTTGGATTAACGACCTCAATCCTGAGGTCTATTATTTTTGGAAATGTGCCCAATCTCAGCTAACTGAGTTTACCCAAACAGTGCGACAGATTCAACAGACGTGTCAGGATGGACGGGGGTTATTTCAAGAGTTGGCTAGAGCTGATGTGAATCAACTCTCGGAGTTAGAGCGAGCCATTCGTTTTTTTATCCTGAATCGCATCACCTTTTCAGGAACGATTGAGGCAGGAGGCTATTCAAATAATGCCTTTGAACAGCGATTTACCCCATCATCCATTGACCGTTTGAGCAACTTGGGGCAGGTTTTGCAGGGGGTAAAAATTACCAACCTGGATTTTAGGGAAGTGGTGCAAGCCGAGGGAAAAAATGAGGGCGATAATCGCACCTTCATTTTTCTCGATCCTCCCTACCTCAGTGCCACCAAATCAAAACTATACGGAAAACGGGGTCATTACCATAGCCAGTTCGACCATGAGCGTTTTGCAGAGGTTTTGAAAACCTGTCCCCACGACTGGCTAATCACCTATGATGACTGTCCCCAAGTTCGGGAAAATTTTCGCTTTGCTAACCTGTATGAATGGGAATTACAATATGGAATGAACAACTATAAACAAGAAAAAGCCAATAAAGGGGCGGAATTATTTATAGCGAACTATGCCCTAGAAGAGCCAGCAGAGTCATTGGGCGATCGCCCCCCCAACAACTAA